GGTGGTCGGCAGGGCGCCGCTGAGCAGCAGGGTGGACAGGCCGTGGACCGCGGACCAGGCCGCGGTTTCGGCGCCGGGCCGGACTTCGGGGTCCAGGAGACCGGCCGCCAGGGCTTCGTCGAGCACCTGTCCGAGAATGCGGTGCGGGTCGTCGGCGGCGCCGTCGCCGGGCGCGGCGGCCGCGCCGAAGGCGGTGCGGAACAGGCCGGTTCGGGTCAGCGCGAAGTCGATGTAGGAGGTGCCGACCGCGTGCAGGCGGGCGCGCGGGTCGCGGACTCGGGAAAGACGCCGCCGCATCTCGGCGGCGAGTTCGGCGCGGGCGTGGCGGGAGACCTCGGCCAGCAGCGCCTCCCGATCGGCGAAGTGGCGGTAGGCGGCCGAGTGCGAGACTCCGGCGGCGCGGGCGGCCTCGCGCAGGACGACTCGGTCGGGACCGCCCTCGCTCGCCAGCGCGATGCCCGCGTCGATCAGGGCCGTGCGCAGCGCGCCGTGATGGTAGGAGGTGCGGCGGTCCGGCGCGCTGTCGGCGGGGCTCATTCGGACAGAATCGCACGAGAATGTTGACGGCGGTCACATGGGTGCGGATACTCGAATATGTGACCAGTGGTTACTTACCGGTCGCGGCCTGGTCCTCGAACGAAAAGCGCTGACATGAACGACCTTTCGACGCTGTCCCCGTATTCGTCGGGCAACTCCCGGCTCGATATCGAACAGGCGCTGCTGGCTGCCGGACGGGATCTCGGCGCGCTGCGGCTCGCGGATTTGAGCCTGGTGGAGGACTTTCACACCATGGGCCGCATCGCCACGGCCGCGCTGGTGGAGTCGGCCGGGCTGACATCGGCCAGCCGGGTGCTGGACGCCGGCAGCGGAATCGGCGGGACCGCGCGCTTCGTCGCCGACGGCTACGGCTGCCGGGTGACGGCGGTGGATCTGACCGCGGACTACTGCGACACCTCGCGGTGGCTGAATCAGCTGGTCGGGCTGGACGGGTCGATCGTGGTGCGGCAGGGGGACGTCACCGAATTGCCTTTCGGCGACGCGGTTTTCGATGTGGTGTTCAGCCAGCACGTGCAGATGAACATCGCCGACAAGGACGCGCTGTATCGGGAGGCGTACCGGGTGCTCGACGGCGGCGGCCGGCTCGCGCTGTGGGACATCGCGGCGGGGGAGGGTGCGCCCGAGTACCCACTACCGTGGGCCGACGAGGCGCCGCAGAGTCACCTGGCGACCGTCGCGGAGTTGCGCGGCGCGATCGAGCGCGCGGGATTCACGCTCGAGACGTGGGACGACCTCACCGATCAGGCGGCCCAGGTCATGCGGATGGTCGCGGCCGCACCGCCGAATCCGGTTGGGCTGCAGGTCTTCGTCGCCGATTTCGCCGAGAAGGTGCGCCACCTCACGGCGGGTTTGTCCGATGGCAGCCTGCGGGCGATTCGCGGTCTCGCCCGGAAGGCTTAGACGCGCGGTTCAGCGTGCGCGGTGCGCGCGCCGGGACCGACGGCGATGCTGATCCGGTTGCAGGATCGAGGCGATCGGGCCCGCGTAGCCGGAGGCGACCAGTTCGACCATGGCGGTGAAGGTTTCGACGAAACGCAGCGCGGTCGCGCGATCGAAACGGGCGACCGGGTACAGGAAGGGACCGGCGATGCCGGTGGGCGCGCCGGTGTGGTCGTAGCTCTCGGTGAGGCCGAACTCCAGATCGTGTTTGGCGCGCACCACGCCCGTCGGGAAATCGGTGATGGACATGCCGGTGGGCGCGGCGGCGGGCGGGGACGCGTCGTGGCGCTGCAGGATCAGGGTGGCCTGGAACAGCGGGTGGGCCGGATCCTGCGGAAGACTGCGCAGCAGCCGGGGATTCGAGGTGTCGGGGTGCGCGAAGGCGGCCAGCGCGACGCGGCGGACCTGCTCGATGAGATCGCTCAGATCGGTGGCGCGGTCGAGGCGGATGCGCAGCAGCACGTCATCGGCGAGATTGCCGACCAGATCCGCGAGCTGCGGGTCGTCGCGGCCGGACACCGCGGTCGCGACGGTCACGTCCGGGGATTTGGCGAAACCGGCGACGCTGAGCGCGAAGGCGGTCTGCAACAGCATGAACAGGCTGGCGCCGGCCTGGCGGGCGCGGGTCAGCAGCGCCCGGTGCAGTTCGGCGTCGAAGCGCAGCTGGATACTGTCGCCCGCGGCCTCCGAATCCGCGGAAGGCGGCCTGTCGTAAGGCAATTCGAGGGGCGTCGGGCGGCCGACGAGATTGTTGGCCCAGTAGCGCAGCTGCGTGCTGGCCCGGCTGCCCGGATCGTCGAACGCGCCCAGATACTCGTGCTTCCACAGCGTGTAGTCGATGTAGTCGACCGGCAGCGGCGCGAAGGCGGGCGGGCGCCCCGCGCCCCGGGCCAGATAGGCGGTGACGAGATCGCGCAGCAGCGGACCGAGGGACTGGCCGTCCAGCGAGATGTGATGAACCACCAACGCCAGCACCACATCCCGGCTGCCGAGCCGGTAGATGCGGGCCCGGATGGGCAGTTCGGCGCCGAGATCGAAGGCGCGGCCGGCGAATTCGGCGATCCGCTCAGTCAGCTCACCCGCGAAGCTGTCGACCACCCGCACGTCCACGCGCGCCACATCGGCGTCGAGCACCAGCTGGATCGGACCGTCCGCGGTCGCCGGATAGCAGGTGCGCAGCGGCACGTGGCGGCGCACCACATCGTCGATGGCCGACCGCAGCGCGGTGGTATTCACCACCGCGCCACGAATTCGAAACGCCCGAGCAACATTCCAGTCAGCGGACTGTCCGGCGGCGGCCGCCTGCCACATGCGCTCCTGCGCGGGCGCCAGCGGCACCCGGGGTGGCCGCGGCATGCGCCGCAGCGGCGCGGGTTCCTCCACGACACGCAGAAATTCCGCCATGTCAGCGGACTTCCGGCGCTCCAGCGGTCCTGTCCAGACAGCAATCGGCCCGACCATCGACGCCGCCCTCTCAGCTTTTCGAACGATCTCACACCGCCGCCCGCAAGCCCGGCAGCTGTACGGAACGGCAATCGAGCACACGGTAGCAACGGCATGGCAATTCCGCCGACCGAGAAGTGAGACGCGAGTCACTCAGATTCTCGGCCCGCGGGAAAGCCCATGAAAGCGGGGGCGTTCGGATGTCTCAGAGAGGTCGCTGACGCAAAGGTCTCCCGAGCTAGCGCAGGGTGACCGTGGTCGGCAGGCTCGCGAAACCGCGGTTGTTGGAGGCGTGAATGCGCGTGGCCGCCGTGATGTCGATATCGAAATCGGCGACCCGGGCCGCGATCTCCCCCAGCGCCGTACGCAGTTCCAGCAGCGCCAGATTCGAGCCCAGGCAGTGGTGGCGGCCACTGCCGAAGACCAGGGACGCGGCGGTGTCACGGTCCAGATCGAAGGTGTCCGGATCGGCGAACACCTCCGGATCGCGATTGGCCGCGCCGGTGAGCAGCAGGATGCGGGCGTCGGCGGGGATCTCGACACCGTGCAGTTCGATCGGCGCGGTGGTGGTGCGCAGGTTGGCCTGGGTGGCCGGATCCCAGCGCATGGCCTCCGCGATCCAGTCGTCGACGCGGCCGTCGAGGGCGGCCCGGCGCTGGTCGGGGTGCGCCCAGGCGGCGTGCCAGGCATTGCCGAAGGTCAGCATGCTGGTCTCGATACCCGCGCCGATGAGCAGGATCAGGACGCCGACGATCTCCTCGGGGGTGAGCCGGTCGTCGCCGTCGGCGGCGTCGAGCAGGCCGGAGAGCAGATCCTCCTGCCGGGATTTGGCGCGCTCGATGGTCAGCTCGGTGTAGTAGCCGACCAGCGCGCCGATGGCCTGCATGGCCTCGGGCCGCAGATCCGTCGACTCCTCCTCGGTGTACATGATCTCCATGCCGAGCTTGCGCAGCATCTCGCGATCGCCCTCGGGCACCCCGACCAGCTCCGAGATGACCTCGGTGGGAAACGGCCCGGCGAACTCCGCCATCAGGTCGAAACTGCCACGCGCCAGCAGCGGTTCGAGCAGGCCGACCGCGATCTCGCGCAGCCGCGGCCCCAGCGCCTGCACCCGATGCGCGGTGAACGCCCGCGTCACCAGTCCGCGCAGGCGGGTGTGCTTGGGCGGATCCATGGCGACGAAGGAGAAGAACTGTTCGGCCTGCGGTCCCCAGAAGGCCGGTTCCATGCGCAGGCCGTTGCGGCTGGAGAAGCGCTCGGAGTCACGCAGCGCGGCCAGCACATCGGCGTGGCGCGAGAGAGCCCAGAAGTCGTCGGTCTCGTTGCGGTATACCGGGGCCTCACGACGCAACCTGGCATAGTAAGGATACGGATCGGCGTGGACCTCGAAATCGTATGGGCTATAGCGCAACTGCATGACGAACCTTCCGGCAATGCCGCGGAGTCGGCGCGGGGCTGGCCGCTACCGATCCGCAACTGAAGCTGACGGTTCAGACAGTAGCCGAAAAGAATTGGGAGCGTTGTGAACTCGGAGTCCGCGGACGCCCGCATCGACACCAGCAAACCGCATCCGGCCCGCCGGTACGACTACTGGCTGGGCGGTAAGGACAACTACCCCGCCGATCGGGAATCGGCCGACGCGGTGGCCGAGGCGTTCCCGACGGTGCAGCTGTCGGCGGTGGAGAACCGCAACTTCCTGCGCCGGGCCGTCGGGTATCTGACCGCCGAGGCCGGCATCCGGCAGTTCCTCGACATCGGCACCGGGCTGCCCACCGCCGGCAATGTGCACGAGATCGCCCAGGGCATCGCCCCGGAATCCCGCATCGTCTACGTCGACAACGATCCCATCGTGCTGCTGCACGCCCGCGAGCTGCTCAACAGCTCCCCCGAAGGCCGCACCGCCTATCTCGACGCCGATCTGCGTGCGCCGCAACGCATTCTGACGCACCCCGATCTGCTGGCGACCCTCGATCTGAGCAAGCCGGTCGCGTTGATGGTGGTCGCGGTCATGCACTTCCTGACCGACGACAATCACCCCTACGAGCTGATTCGCGAACTGATCGAGCCGCTGGCCCCCGGCAGCTATCTGGTCATGTCCCACGCCACCAGCGACCACCTCGACGAGGAGGACCTGGCCCGCTCGACCGCCGCCAATCAGCGCAGCGGCGTGCCGTTCCGGCTGCGCACCGGGGCCGAGTTCGGCAAGTTCTTCGACGGATTGACGCTGGTGCCGCCCGGCATCACGGCAGTCACCCTGTGGCGGCCGGAGGAGTATCGCCCGCATCCGCGTCCGGAGGCGGTCAGCATGCTCGGCGGCGTGGCCCGCATCCCCTGAGTCGCGGGCACAGACGAACGGGCCGCGGGCCTCTCGCGCCCGCGGCCCGCCCCTCGCCGGACGTCAGAGCTGGCCGACGTCCTTGAGCACGCGCCGGGTCTGCGCGAACAGCATCCCGACATTGACGGACTTGCGGCACACCACCACGATCACCACGTCCTCGCGGCTCTCGGTGCGCACGAACAGGTGGGTGAGGTTGTCGCTGTTGACCAGGATCTCCTGGAAGTAGTGGCGGTCGAGCCGGATGCCGCGCCGCTCCTTCCAAATGTTCTCGATCATCACCACATTGCGGCCCTGGAACAGTTCCAGGGTGGCCGCGGCCAGCAGATCGAGCACCTCCTGCGGATGGTTGTCGACGGTCTCGACGGCCAGCAGCATGCCGGTGGCCATGTCGATGGCGCCCGCGGCGACGCAGTCGGGCACCTCCGACCGCAGGACCTTGACCAGGGTCGAGATCCGGTCGGTCATACTCCCGGGCGCAGGGGCGCCGCTCGATGTGTTCATGGGGTCCTCTCGGTTCTTCTCGGAGTCAGGGCGCGCTGGCCGCGCGGCGCGGGCGG
This sequence is a window from Nocardia yunnanensis. Protein-coding genes within it:
- a CDS encoding TetR/AcrR family transcriptional regulator; its protein translation is MSPADSAPDRRTSYHHGALRTALIDAGIALASEGGPDRVVLREAARAAGVSHSAAYRHFADREALLAEVSRHARAELAAEMRRRLSRVRDPRARLHAVGTSYIDFALTRTGLFRTAFGAAAAPGDGAADDPHRILGQVLDEALAAGLLDPEVRPGAETAAWSAVHGLSTLLLSGALPTTRPDIDAAVSQVLGLINRGLLSTFSQR
- a CDS encoding class I SAM-dependent methyltransferase, which translates into the protein MNDLSTLSPYSSGNSRLDIEQALLAAGRDLGALRLADLSLVEDFHTMGRIATAALVESAGLTSASRVLDAGSGIGGTARFVADGYGCRVTAVDLTADYCDTSRWLNQLVGLDGSIVVRQGDVTELPFGDAVFDVVFSQHVQMNIADKDALYREAYRVLDGGGRLALWDIAAGEGAPEYPLPWADEAPQSHLATVAELRGAIERAGFTLETWDDLTDQAAQVMRMVAAAPPNPVGLQVFVADFAEKVRHLTAGLSDGSLRAIRGLARKA
- a CDS encoding condensation domain-containing protein, whose translation is MAEFLRVVEEPAPLRRMPRPPRVPLAPAQERMWQAAAAGQSADWNVARAFRIRGAVVNTTALRSAIDDVVRRHVPLRTCYPATADGPIQLVLDADVARVDVRVVDSFAGELTERIAEFAGRAFDLGAELPIRARIYRLGSRDVVLALVVHHISLDGQSLGPLLRDLVTAYLARGAGRPPAFAPLPVDYIDYTLWKHEYLGAFDDPGSRASTQLRYWANNLVGRPTPLELPYDRPPSADSEAAGDSIQLRFDAELHRALLTRARQAGASLFMLLQTAFALSVAGFAKSPDVTVATAVSGRDDPQLADLVGNLADDVLLRIRLDRATDLSDLIEQVRRVALAAFAHPDTSNPRLLRSLPQDPAHPLFQATLILQRHDASPPAAAPTGMSITDFPTGVVRAKHDLEFGLTESYDHTGAPTGIAGPFLYPVARFDRATALRFVETFTAMVELVASGYAGPIASILQPDQHRRRSRRAHRAR
- a CDS encoding SAM-dependent methyltransferase, which encodes MNSESADARIDTSKPHPARRYDYWLGGKDNYPADRESADAVAEAFPTVQLSAVENRNFLRRAVGYLTAEAGIRQFLDIGTGLPTAGNVHEIAQGIAPESRIVYVDNDPIVLLHARELLNSSPEGRTAYLDADLRAPQRILTHPDLLATLDLSKPVALMVVAVMHFLTDDNHPYELIRELIEPLAPGSYLVMSHATSDHLDEEDLARSTAANQRSGVPFRLRTGAEFGKFFDGLTLVPPGITAVTLWRPEEYRPHPRPEAVSMLGGVARIP
- a CDS encoding cytochrome P450 — its product is MQLRYSPYDFEVHADPYPYYARLRREAPVYRNETDDFWALSRHADVLAALRDSERFSSRNGLRMEPAFWGPQAEQFFSFVAMDPPKHTRLRGLVTRAFTAHRVQALGPRLREIAVGLLEPLLARGSFDLMAEFAGPFPTEVISELVGVPEGDREMLRKLGMEIMYTEEESTDLRPEAMQAIGALVGYYTELTIERAKSRQEDLLSGLLDAADGDDRLTPEEIVGVLILLIGAGIETSMLTFGNAWHAAWAHPDQRRAALDGRVDDWIAEAMRWDPATQANLRTTTAPIELHGVEIPADARILLLTGAANRDPEVFADPDTFDLDRDTAASLVFGSGRHHCLGSNLALLELRTALGEIAARVADFDIDITAATRIHASNNRGFASLPTTVTLR